Genomic DNA from Anaerolineales bacterium:
CAAGGGGCAGCCTTTTATGAAGGGGAACATCTTGTTAGTTTGGCAATCCGTGATGAGAGTAACCCCGTCTTGCTTTACCCAGATTAGGGCGCATTGCCTTTCCAAGCTCCAAAGGTGAGCGATAGCCCCATGCTCAATGGTGGGGTCGCCCCTATGGGGGTGCTAGGGTACGATTGTGCCGGAACGAGAGCAGGCTGTGCCTTCGCTGGAAGCGGAACAGGGAACACATCATCATGAACGGCTTACCATCGGAAAAGCGGGATCGGTTCGTCACTGTTGGCGTCTTTCTCGCCGCCCTGATCGTCCTCTTTCACCGCCTGCTGCTTGGTGAGGTGCTGTATTGGGGGCTACCCTCCCTCCAATTTTACCCCTGGCGCGAATTCGGCTTTAGCGAAGTCCTCGCCGGACGCCTGCCCCTGTGGAATCCCTACAATGGGGCGGGGGCGCCGCTCTTGGCAAACTATCAAAGCGCCTTGCTCTACCCCCCTCATTGGCTGCATCTGCTCATTCCCGACCCCCGCCTGATGGGGTGGATAGGGATCGGACATACCCTTTGGGCGGCGCTTGGGATGTGGCGCTTTGCCGGACGACTTGGCGCAGCCCCCTTAGGGCGCGGCATAGCCACGTTAGCCTTCCCGCTCAGCACGGCGCTGATCACCCGCTTGGGGACGATCCCCATGCTGGAGGTTGCTGCGTGGCTGCCCTGGCTGATGCTCTGCGTTGAGGGCGTCCTCAGCGAGGAAACGCCGCAAACCCGCCTCAGCGCATGGTGTGGGCTGGCGCTCAGCGCGGCATTCATGCTGCTTGCCGGACACGCCCAATGGGCGTTCTATGGGCTGCTCTTGGCGGGCGGTTATGCCCTCTGGCGAACACCCCTTGAGCGACGCCCCCTTCGACGCCTCACCCTCTGCGGCGGCGCGGTGGCGCTGGCAGTGGGCATCGCTGGAGCGCAGCTGCTCCCCACTGCGGAGTTGCAGCGGCTTTCCCAACGGGCGGAGGGCGTCACCGAGGCATTCGCCCTCAACTTTTCATTCTCCCCTTTTCAGATATTCACCCTCCTCTACCCCGATTTTTACGGGAATCCCGGGAAAGGTGTTTACAAGATCGGCGGGGCATTTTTCGAGGTTGCCGCCTATATCGGCGTCTTTCCGATGCTGCTCATCCTTGTCATTGGTTGGCGAACCATGTGGCGAACGGTATGGCGCGGGGGGCGGCGTCCTAAACAGGCGGCGGGAGATGGCAAAGACGCCCTTCGTCTCTTTTTCGGGGGCGTCGCCGCGCTCTCGTTCCTCTTGGCATTGGGACAGTTCACCCCCGCGTTTCCCTTTTTATATCGCCATGTGCCAACCTTTAGCCTGTTTCAAGCACCTGCCCGCTGGCTTTTGCTAACCGTCTTTGCCCTTGTCATGATCGCTGCGCTCGCCCCCTTAAAGGGCGGGCGGCGCGTCCGCTTTTGGGGGCGCTTGGGCGTCGTCTTGGGGCTAGGGATGGCGCTCATCAGCCTGATTGCCGCCAGCCTTGCCGCCCTCAGCGGCTTCGCGGCGGATATTGCGATGGGTGTGTTTGGGTTGGGAGCGGCAGTTGCCGTTGGCTCGCTTGTCTTTGTGGCGCAGCCCCTCCCCGCTGCGCCGGAGCAGGCGCAGCAGCGCTGGCGGTGGGGCGTTTTGGTGCTGCTTGCCGTTGATCTCGTCTGGGCAAATTGGGGGGCAAACCCAACCACCGCCGCCGCCTTTTACTCCCCCCGTCCCAACACGAGCGAGGGGCGGGGCGTTTGGCTTGAAGCGGACATCAGGGCGACTCAGTTTGATACCTACCTACGTCTTGATAATTACAGCGCCGTGAGCGCCGCCGAGAGCCTAGACGCCTACCGAGGGGCAGGACTTCCCAACCTGAATCTTCTGGATCGCCACCCCCTGCTCAACAATTTCGATCCCCTCCGCCCCTCGTGGCACGAAACCTTCATGGCACAGTTCAACGATCCAGCACAGCGCGAGCAACTAGAACCCCTCGCCGGACTTGGCGGGGAGCGCCTTTGGATCGTCCCTCGCGGCAACCCCACCGAGGATCGGTTGCCCCCTGTCGGCTATGGTAGTGCCGCGATCATCACTGAAACGCCGTTGGCGCTGACGATCACCGCCGACTCCCCCGACGGGGGCTGGCTGATCCTTGCCGATACCGATTATCCGGGGTGGGCGGCGTGGGTCGATGATCACCCCACACCTATCCAGCGGGCGAACGGGGCATTTCGGGCGGTGGCGCTCCCCGCTGGCAGGCATACCGTCCTCTTTCGCTATGAGTCCCGTCCCTTTCAGGTGGGGGGTATCCTCAGTGGCACGGCACTGGCGGTTTTGATTGTTGTATGGGCGGTGGGACGACTGATGATCCGTCGCACCCCGTAGGGACGCCCCCTACGCCCGCCCTTTTAGAAATTGGTGTGGCAAGGGCGCACAAGGCAAGGGATACTCTGCCTGTTTCCCTTGCCCACCTGAGTCTAAGGAACGTCCCGCCATGCGTTATGATTCGATGCACGCCCCCATTGCCTTGCAGCTTTATTCCGTCCGTGATCGCCTCAGCGCCGACTTCGAGGGGACGATCCGCACCATCGCCAGTTATGGCTACCGCGCTGTGGAGACGGCGGGTGTCTACGGCGAATCGCCCGCCCGTGCCGCCGTCCTTTTCAAGGAGTTAGGAATTCAGGTGGTCAGCCTTCATGCGGCGGTTGATCCTGACGATGCGAGCAAACTGGCACAGGTTGTCGAAAGCGCCGCCGCGTTTGGGGCGAAAACGATTGTCCATCCCTGGTATCCCGCCGAACACTTCACCACCCTCGATGGCGTAGAGCGCATTTGCGAGCAGTTGAACCGCAGCCATGCGCAGTTGGCTGCGGCGGGGCTGACATTGGCATACCACAACCACCATTTCGAGTGCCTTTCCCTCCCCGATGGGCGGCTGCCCCTGTTGCACATGAAAGAGCGCCTCGATCCGGCAATCCTCTTTGAAGTGGATACCTATTGGGTACAGACTGCTGGCGTAAATGTGATTGCCCTGTTGGATGCGCTTGGGGATCGTACCGCTCTGCTGCATATCAAGGATGGCTCAACCGAACTCGATCAGCCAATGGTGGCGGTGGGCGATGGGGTGATGAATTTTCCCGCGATCCTTGCTGGCAGGCAAGTTTCCGCCTTGATTGTGGAGTTGGATCGCTGCGCGACAGACATGCTGGCGGCTGTTGAAAAGAGCTACCGCTATGTAAGCCAACTCGTCGGGCGGTTGGGAATGGGGGATGGGGCATAGGCAGGTGTTTTTTTTGACAATTTTTACTATGCGCGGTGCTGTGAACGCCCCAGGGGGCGACCCTACGGGGTGCGGGGGTTAGGCATTGGGCAATGTCGTTTAGACAGCCTTATCATTAATCATGATTGCAGCGGGCAAGTTGCTTGACGGCAGCCGTTCTAATCACTATACTGTGCGCCCATTCGCTGAGGTCTGATCGTAGTCGTTCGTTGCAGTCGTGGGATAAGGCGAGTTATGCATCGTGAGCGCGTCGCAGATGACATTTATGTATTCACCAGCGAACGGTATGCCCAAGTTACCGCTGGCATTGTTCTCACCACCGATGGCGCCGTTCTCATAGATACCCTTCTTTTTCCCGAAGAAACGCTGGCACTTAAGCAGTATGTCGAAACACGCCTTCGCCAAAAAGTCCGCTATGTGATCAATACCCATTACCACGCTGATCACACCTATGGGACGTATTTGTTTCCCAACGCGACGGTTATTGCCCACGCCAAATGTGCCGATCTGCTGGAAACACGCGGGCGGGCGGCGTTGGCTGAGGCACGGGTGGGAAGCACCGAACTGGCAGAGGTAGAGGTGATCCTCCCCCAAGTTGTTTTCAACGAGAGTGAATTCTTACTGACTATTGGCGATAAATCCTTTCAATTGACCCACACCCCCGGACACAGCCCCGATTCGATCTGCGTCTTGGTGCGTGAGGATCGCGTCCTCTTTGCGGCGGATACACTCATGGCGATTCCCTTTTTCGTGGATGGTGATTACAGCGCCTTCCGCGAGTCTTTGCGGGCGATTCCCTATCAGCTTTTGGAAAATATTGTTCAAGGTCACGGTGAGGTTGTTTTGCGTGGCGAGATCGAGGGCAAGATTCGCAGCGATCTGCGCTATCTTGAGGAAGTTCGCAAACATGTTGAGATCGCCCACAGTAAGGCAGACCCTGAGAAATATTTCGATGGCATTGACCTTGAAAAGTTTGGTAAAAGCCGGATTCTGTTGGGCGGCAAGGTGCGTGCGCTTCATAGAGCAAACCTACAAGCACTCTACCACCGCCTCTATGATCACGCCTCAGCGGGCTGATCCCTCACACCCCAAACGAGTGCCGACGATGGGCGACAAACCGAATCCAAAGGATCCGAGCCTTCCACCAGATTATCGGGCAGCCTTTTTTACCGCTTACCACACGACAAACGATCTCCCCACCACCGCGGATCCCGCCACCTATGCGGCGGCGGCGCGACAATATGCCGGACGCTGGGCGCAGTGGCTGCCCTCCGAAAAAAATGTCCCCATCCTTGATCTTGGCTGCGGGGCGGGGGAGTTCCTTCATTTTCTGTGGGGGCGAGGCTATCATACTCTCTATGGCGTTGATTTGAACGCTGAGGGGCTTGCCTTAGGGCGGACCATGGGCTTGCCCAACCTTAGCGAGGGCAACCTGATTACCTATTTGGTGAATCACCTCGCGGCGGAGCGTCCCCCCTTTGGGTTGATCGCCGCCTTGAACGTTTTTGAGCATTTGCACAAGGCGGAGATCATCACCCTCTTGGGGCTGATCCGGCGGGCGCTGACGCCTTCGGGTCGGCTCATCGCTGTGACCCCCAACGGACTCTCCCCTTTTGGCGGGGCAACACGCTACTGGGACTTCACCCACGAGACGGGCTTCACGCCAGCCGCATGGCGTCAGTTAGCGCGTCTGACGGGCTTTTCCGCGCCGATTTTTGAGGAATATGGGGCGATCCCTCATTCATGGCGAGGGCGGCTTCGGGCGCTTTTGTGGCAGCTGATCAAAACCGGAATCACCCTCTATGATCGGGTGGAGATCGGCGCCCCCCGCGATGCCAGCCGCGTCTACACGGCGGATATGAAGATCATCCTCTCCTCCCGTCAGGGTAGCGGTGCGGACGCGCTGTAGCGTGTCCCTACAGGGGATGCGGGGGGGTAAAACACGGGGCGACGAGCGCATACAATGCGCCGCTACCAAAAACAGGGTTTCGGTCTTTCCTTGCTTTCAGCCCCGTCCTTTAGGTCTTGTCCGTAAATAGAAAAGGACCATCTGCCAAGAAGGGGAACCCTCAAAAGAGACCAACTAGGTTGTGTTGACGTTTTTGGTTCAGAACCCCTATCCGCCCCGGTTACTGCGCAGCAGTCGCCTTTTCCCGCAGACAGGGAAAGGGGGAGAGAGGCCCGGTCTCTGTTTACAAAGTGGGGGTTAGGGCTTCCAAGCCCCGAAGGGGTGATTGCTTTCAGCCCGCTGCTTTAGCGGCGGGCGCTCACGGGTGGCGATGGGCGCAAGCATTGCGCCCCTACAAGAATTACCCGATCACCAGAACCTAGCCTGTGGTAACGTTCTAACCCGCCATTCCGCCCGCACCTTCGTAGGGACGCCCCCTCAGTCTACGGTGATGCGCGTCCCTGTCGCGGCGGAGTGCAATGCCGCCTCCAAAACCTTGGTAGCGACGACGCCATCCTCAAAATTGGGGCGAATTTCCGTGCCGGACGCCACCGCCTTCAAAAAGTCAACGACGGCATGGGTGAATTCATGCTCATAGCCGATGATATGACCGGGGGGCCACCACCCCTCCATATAGGCATGACCGCGCTCTGTTGCCAGAATGTCACGGAAACCCTGTGCATAGGCGGGGTCGTCGGCAGAAAAATACTGAAGTTCGTTCATCCGCTCAAGGTTGAACAGCAGACTTCCCTTGCTCCCGTAAATCTCGAAGGCGTTGTAATTTTTTCGTCCAGTGGCAAAGCGCGTCGCCTCAAAGGATCCCAACGCACCATTGGCAAACTTGACGACGAGGAAGGCGGCATCTTCCACGGTCACCTCGCCCCTCGAGGTAGTCTCCCCGCTGCCCGCGCTAAAGGTTGCCGCCCCCTTGCCGGGGAGTGGGCGCTCCTTCACAAAATTTGTGGTCATTGCCATTACGGTGCTGATTTCCCCTACCAAAAAACGCGCCAGATCGATGCTGTGCGAATTCAGATCGCCGTGTGGTCCCGATCCGGCGGTTTCTTTGCGTAAATGCCATGTGAGCGGAAAATTGGGATCGACCACCCACGATTGAAGGTAGCAGCCCCGCCAATGAAAAATCCGCCCGATTTTGCCCTCGTCAATCAACTGTTTTGCCAACATAACGGCGGGGACGCGGCGATAATTATGATTCAGGTAATGGACGATTCCGGCACTCTTTGCCGCCTCATACATGCTCTCCGCTTGGGCAAGGTTCAGCGCCAGCGGTTTTTCGCAGAAAATGTGTTTGCCCGCTTTTGCCGCTGCCACCGCCACCTCATGATGAAGGTGCGTTGGGAGGGCAATATCCACGATATTCACATCATCGCGGGCAATCACCTTCCGCCAATCGGTTTCCACCGCTTGCCAGCCCCACCGCGCAGCAAAAGCGGCAAGGGCGTCGCCATCTTGCCCACAAGCAACCTTCAAGACGGGGTGAAGGGGAACATCGAAAAAACGGGGCGCGTTCAGCCATGCGCTGCTGTGCGCCTTGCCCATAAATTTTGTGCCAAGAATGGCGATATTGATTTCGTCCACATTCCCTCGTTGTAACACCTACAGCATTTTTCAAGGAGATTGACCCCTTAGTGGTTGACAGTCCCGCTTATCACGATATACTTACCAATGGGCTAGGCGGTGGTGATCTAAAGCGTAAACGAACGACGCCCGCCCTTCTTGTAAGAAGGCTGGTTGCAGCCCAACCAGTGAGGGTACTGCAATAGAAACACTGACTACCTCTGTAGGGGCGACCCCACGTGGTCGCCCGCCTGCTATCTCCCCACCACACCCCTGTAGGGATGCCACCTGGGGGCGTCCCTACAGAGGGCTGGCTTTCCCCCTCAGCCTTGCGGGCTAGGGGGTGAGGGCGTTAAATGGAATGCGGATGATGGGCGACTACTCCTTGAAAGGACACATCTCGGCAAGGCTGTAGGTACGGTTGGCATAGCCATAGCTGTTCAAATAGATCAGGGTTTCAGGGCGGGCGGGCAGCGCGGCAACTGCGGCGGCGCACGCCTTTCCCAC
This window encodes:
- a CDS encoding YfhO family protein — protein: MNGLPSEKRDRFVTVGVFLAALIVLFHRLLLGEVLYWGLPSLQFYPWREFGFSEVLAGRLPLWNPYNGAGAPLLANYQSALLYPPHWLHLLIPDPRLMGWIGIGHTLWAALGMWRFAGRLGAAPLGRGIATLAFPLSTALITRLGTIPMLEVAAWLPWLMLCVEGVLSEETPQTRLSAWCGLALSAAFMLLAGHAQWAFYGLLLAGGYALWRTPLERRPLRRLTLCGGAVALAVGIAGAQLLPTAELQRLSQRAEGVTEAFALNFSFSPFQIFTLLYPDFYGNPGKGVYKIGGAFFEVAAYIGVFPMLLILVIGWRTMWRTVWRGGRRPKQAAGDGKDALRLFFGGVAALSFLLALGQFTPAFPFLYRHVPTFSLFQAPARWLLLTVFALVMIAALAPLKGGRRVRFWGRLGVVLGLGMALISLIAASLAALSGFAADIAMGVFGLGAAVAVGSLVFVAQPLPAAPEQAQQRWRWGVLVLLAVDLVWANWGANPTTAAAFYSPRPNTSEGRGVWLEADIRATQFDTYLRLDNYSAVSAAESLDAYRGAGLPNLNLLDRHPLLNNFDPLRPSWHETFMAQFNDPAQREQLEPLAGLGGERLWIVPRGNPTEDRLPPVGYGSAAIITETPLALTITADSPDGGWLILADTDYPGWAAWVDDHPTPIQRANGAFRAVALPAGRHTVLFRYESRPFQVGGILSGTALAVLIVVWAVGRLMIRRTP
- a CDS encoding sugar phosphate isomerase/epimerase, with translation MRYDSMHAPIALQLYSVRDRLSADFEGTIRTIASYGYRAVETAGVYGESPARAAVLFKELGIQVVSLHAAVDPDDASKLAQVVESAAAFGAKTIVHPWYPAEHFTTLDGVERICEQLNRSHAQLAAAGLTLAYHNHHFECLSLPDGRLPLLHMKERLDPAILFEVDTYWVQTAGVNVIALLDALGDRTALLHIKDGSTELDQPMVAVGDGVMNFPAILAGRQVSALIVELDRCATDMLAAVEKSYRYVSQLVGRLGMGDGA
- a CDS encoding MBL fold metallo-hydrolase is translated as MHRERVADDIYVFTSERYAQVTAGIVLTTDGAVLIDTLLFPEETLALKQYVETRLRQKVRYVINTHYHADHTYGTYLFPNATVIAHAKCADLLETRGRAALAEARVGSTELAEVEVILPQVVFNESEFLLTIGDKSFQLTHTPGHSPDSICVLVREDRVLFAADTLMAIPFFVDGDYSAFRESLRAIPYQLLENIVQGHGEVVLRGEIEGKIRSDLRYLEEVRKHVEIAHSKADPEKYFDGIDLEKFGKSRILLGGKVRALHRANLQALYHRLYDHASAG
- a CDS encoding class I SAM-dependent methyltransferase; the encoded protein is MGDKPNPKDPSLPPDYRAAFFTAYHTTNDLPTTADPATYAAAARQYAGRWAQWLPSEKNVPILDLGCGAGEFLHFLWGRGYHTLYGVDLNAEGLALGRTMGLPNLSEGNLITYLVNHLAAERPPFGLIAALNVFEHLHKAEIITLLGLIRRALTPSGRLIAVTPNGLSPFGGATRYWDFTHETGFTPAAWRQLARLTGFSAPIFEEYGAIPHSWRGRLRALLWQLIKTGITLYDRVEIGAPRDASRVYTADMKIILSSRQGSGADAL
- a CDS encoding Gfo/Idh/MocA family oxidoreductase, whose amino-acid sequence is MDEINIAILGTKFMGKAHSSAWLNAPRFFDVPLHPVLKVACGQDGDALAAFAARWGWQAVETDWRKVIARDDVNIVDIALPTHLHHEVAVAAAKAGKHIFCEKPLALNLAQAESMYEAAKSAGIVHYLNHNYRRVPAVMLAKQLIDEGKIGRIFHWRGCYLQSWVVDPNFPLTWHLRKETAGSGPHGDLNSHSIDLARFLVGEISTVMAMTTNFVKERPLPGKGAATFSAGSGETTSRGEVTVEDAAFLVVKFANGALGSFEATRFATGRKNYNAFEIYGSKGSLLFNLERMNELQYFSADDPAYAQGFRDILATERGHAYMEGWWPPGHIIGYEHEFTHAVVDFLKAVASGTEIRPNFEDGVVATKVLEAALHSAATGTRITVD